A genomic segment from Spongiibacter sp. IMCC21906 encodes:
- the rlmKL gene encoding bifunctional 23S rRNA (guanine(2069)-N(7))-methyltransferase RlmK/23S rRNA (guanine(2445)-N(2))-methyltransferase RlmL, translating to MKEVFTFQATCPKGLEGLLQEEARQLGMQFEKETVGAVILQGSLENAYRFCLWSRLANRLLLVLSRFTAPDDNTLYEGVKAVNWTEHLAAGASLLVDFSGRSGAIRNSHFGALRCKDAVVDRFLEAGLDRPSIVKQSPDLKLNIRLRKGEVTVAIDLSGDSLHRRGYRLDGGMAPLKENLAAALLLRADWPGIASRGGALLDPMCGSGTFLIEGAMMAMGIAPGLDRKYWGFEGWLKHDASQWLALIEQACVERDLALTRQFPPILGFDANGKTAAIARQNIARAGLNSYATVVRQELASLSLPNTDAPEGLLICNPPYGERLGDEAELSHLYRSLGSAMKRDFVGWRGAVFTGNPELGKRMGIKSGRQYQFLNGEIASKLLLFDIQSDSFVDQHSAPGEISRARPALSPGGQMFANRLRKNIKRMAKWKRKNEVHCYRVYDADMPEYAVAIDDYQGNIHISEYAAPASIPEEDTQRRLRDVVQACAEVFDCDERQIAIKERRRQKGTKQYQRREQENQYLEVKEGAATVLINLKDFLDTGLFLDHRPVRLEIAKMAKGKRFLNLFCYTAVASVQAGVGGAKHTTSVDMSHTYLQWAKNNLALNGLSDARHRTEQGDCVQWLANCKEQYDLILLDPPTFSNSKRMEGVLDTQRDHADLIAASMARLDKEGVLIFSTNKRDFVLDADLNEQFDIEDRCRWSLDEDFKGRSKAIHFCWFIRHKA from the coding sequence ATGAAAGAAGTATTTACGTTTCAAGCGACATGCCCAAAAGGCCTGGAAGGCTTGTTACAAGAAGAAGCCCGTCAGCTGGGGATGCAGTTTGAAAAAGAAACTGTGGGTGCAGTGATATTGCAGGGCAGTTTGGAAAATGCGTATCGGTTTTGTCTGTGGTCTCGCTTAGCCAATCGACTGTTGCTGGTGTTGTCGCGTTTCACGGCTCCTGATGATAATACCTTGTATGAAGGCGTAAAAGCGGTGAACTGGACTGAGCACCTGGCAGCAGGCGCAAGCCTACTGGTGGATTTCAGTGGCCGCAGCGGCGCGATACGCAATAGTCATTTTGGTGCTCTGCGCTGTAAGGACGCTGTCGTTGACCGTTTTCTGGAAGCGGGCCTGGATCGCCCTTCTATTGTTAAACAATCCCCGGACCTGAAGTTAAATATCCGGCTGAGAAAAGGTGAAGTTACTGTCGCTATCGATCTCAGTGGCGATAGCTTACATCGACGGGGTTACCGTCTTGACGGTGGCATGGCACCGCTAAAGGAGAATCTTGCCGCCGCGTTATTGCTTCGCGCCGATTGGCCGGGTATTGCCAGTCGTGGCGGTGCGCTATTAGACCCTATGTGCGGCTCCGGTACCTTCTTGATTGAGGGGGCGATGATGGCAATGGGGATAGCGCCAGGTCTAGACCGAAAATACTGGGGGTTTGAAGGGTGGTTAAAGCACGATGCCTCCCAGTGGCTCGCGCTTATAGAGCAAGCATGCGTAGAACGAGACCTGGCGTTAACACGGCAGTTTCCACCGATTTTGGGTTTTGATGCCAACGGCAAAACGGCGGCGATTGCTCGGCAGAATATTGCCAGGGCGGGTTTGAATTCATATGCCACGGTTGTTCGGCAGGAGTTGGCAAGCTTAAGCCTGCCGAATACCGATGCCCCTGAGGGACTGCTTATTTGTAATCCGCCCTATGGCGAACGCTTGGGTGATGAGGCGGAGTTAAGCCACCTTTATCGCAGCTTGGGCAGCGCTATGAAGCGAGATTTTGTCGGTTGGCGGGGCGCCGTTTTTACCGGCAACCCAGAGTTGGGCAAGCGCATGGGTATTAAAAGTGGCCGTCAGTATCAATTTTTAAATGGTGAAATTGCCTCCAAGCTATTGTTGTTTGATATTCAATCGGATTCCTTTGTTGATCAACATTCAGCGCCGGGTGAGATAAGCCGAGCAAGACCGGCATTGAGCCCCGGTGGTCAAATGTTTGCCAATCGGCTGCGAAAAAATATTAAGCGCATGGCGAAGTGGAAACGCAAAAATGAGGTGCATTGCTACCGGGTTTATGACGCCGATATGCCGGAATACGCAGTGGCTATTGATGACTACCAGGGCAATATTCATATCTCTGAATACGCAGCACCGGCGTCAATACCGGAAGAAGATACCCAGCGCCGGTTGCGGGATGTGGTACAGGCTTGCGCCGAAGTATTTGACTGTGATGAACGACAAATCGCGATTAAAGAACGGCGGCGGCAAAAGGGCACAAAACAATATCAACGCCGTGAACAAGAGAATCAGTATCTAGAGGTAAAAGAAGGCGCGGCGACGGTATTGATCAATTTAAAGGACTTTTTAGATACCGGGTTATTTTTGGACCATCGGCCTGTGCGTTTGGAAATTGCCAAAATGGCAAAGGGAAAGCGCTTCTTAAACTTATTTTGCTATACCGCCGTGGCCAGTGTTCAAGCCGGTGTCGGGGGCGCAAAACACACAACCTCTGTAGATATGTCCCACACGTATTTACAGTGGGCCAAAAATAATTTGGCCTTGAATGGTTTGAGTGATGCCAGGCATCGCACAGAGCAGGGCGATTGTGTGCAGTGGTTGGCCAACTGCAAAGAACAGTACGATCTGATTTTGCTGGACCCGCCAACATTCTCTAATTCAAAACGAATGGAAGGGGTGTTAGATACCCAACGTGATCACGCGGATTTAATTGCGGCGAGTATGGCGCGTCTGGATAAAGAAGGCGTATTGATATTTTCCACCAATAAACGCGACTTCGTTTTAGATGCTGACTTGAACGAACAATTTGATATTGAAGACCGTTGTCGCTGGTCTTTAGATGAAGACTTTAAAGGGCGCAGCAAAGCGATTCACTTTTGCTGGTTTATACGCCATAAAGCGTAA
- the rmf gene encoding ribosome modulation factor: MKRQKRDMTERAYQRGYTAGISGRTKECCPHNQDQLKQEWITGWREGRNDHWDGLSTAAALQKQAFH; this comes from the coding sequence ATGAAAAGACAGAAACGCGATATGACCGAGCGCGCTTACCAACGTGGTTACACCGCAGGCATATCTGGCAGAACCAAAGAATGTTGCCCCCACAATCAGGATCAACTCAAACAAGAGTGGATAACTGGCTGGCGCGAAGGTCGCAACGATCATTGGGATGGACTCAGTACTGCTGCTGCATTGCAAAAACAAGCGTTTCACTAG
- the rluB gene encoding 23S rRNA pseudouridine(2605) synthase RluB: protein MSLADEKLQKVLARAGLGSRREMERVISDGRVSVNGKTATLGDRVTSEAKIKVDGKPVKAAAAKSAMPRVLLYNKPEGEICSRKDPEGRRSVFDRLPALQGERWVCVGRLDFNTTGLLLFTTDGELANKLMHPSTVIEREYLCRVMGNATEENLQSLVDGVQLDDGVAKFTDVVDGGGEGINHWYYVVIMEGRNREVRRLWESQGLQVNRLKRVRYGSVFIPSKVKVGQWTELNTQEISDIYGMANMEMPVLETPVATKTRRHDSRKR from the coding sequence ATGAGTCTCGCGGATGAAAAACTTCAAAAAGTTCTTGCGCGGGCCGGGCTAGGATCACGAAGAGAAATGGAGCGTGTTATCTCCGATGGCCGGGTTAGCGTCAACGGTAAAACCGCCACCTTAGGCGATAGAGTGACCAGCGAAGCCAAGATTAAGGTAGATGGCAAACCGGTGAAAGCTGCAGCTGCTAAATCGGCTATGCCCAGAGTGTTGTTATACAACAAGCCAGAAGGCGAGATTTGTAGCCGCAAAGACCCGGAAGGTCGCCGCTCAGTGTTTGATCGTCTACCCGCGCTGCAAGGTGAGCGCTGGGTCTGTGTGGGCCGTTTAGATTTTAATACTACAGGCTTGCTGTTGTTTACGACCGACGGTGAGTTGGCAAATAAGCTTATGCATCCTTCTACCGTGATTGAGCGTGAGTATCTCTGTCGGGTGATGGGGAATGCCACAGAAGAAAATCTTCAGAGCTTGGTCGATGGTGTGCAGCTGGACGATGGTGTGGCAAAGTTCACCGACGTTGTCGATGGCGGTGGTGAGGGCATCAATCACTGGTATTACGTGGTGATTATGGAAGGTCGTAACCGTGAGGTACGCAGGCTTTGGGAGTCTCAGGGCTTGCAGGTGAATCGCCTCAAACGGGTGCGTTACGGTTCGGTGTTTATTCCGTCCAAGGTCAAGGTTGGTCAGTGGACTGAGCTAAATACCCAGGAAATTAGCGATATTTATGGCATGGCCAATATGGAGATGCCTGTTTTGGAAACGCCTGTGGCGACTAAAACACGTCGTCACGACAGTAGAAAGCGCTAA
- the scpB gene encoding SMC-Scp complex subunit ScpB yields MEADLLKRVIEGALMAAGKPLTIAQLAALFDEETRPAATEIRDALTEIEQACEGRGYNLSLVASGYRFQVAKDLAPWVGRLWDERPQRYSRAMLETLALIAYRQPITRGDIEDIRGVAVSSHIIKTMLEREWVRVVGHKDVPGRPAMYATTRQFLDYFDLRNLDELPSLAELADLDSLNGELELGGGGDQLKTEGVSIVEDSADVDDDNYQAEAEAEAEAEAEAEAEAEAEAELDTDTDTDTDTDTDTEITSFPVDQERS; encoded by the coding sequence ATGGAAGCAGATTTACTAAAACGCGTGATAGAAGGGGCCTTAATGGCTGCGGGTAAACCGCTGACCATTGCCCAGTTGGCAGCTCTATTTGACGAAGAGACGCGTCCCGCTGCCACGGAAATTCGTGACGCACTGACTGAGATAGAGCAAGCCTGTGAAGGCCGTGGTTATAATTTGAGTTTGGTGGCCAGTGGTTACCGTTTTCAGGTGGCCAAAGACTTGGCGCCTTGGGTGGGCAGGCTTTGGGACGAGCGTCCGCAGCGCTATTCACGAGCGATGCTAGAAACCTTGGCCTTGATTGCCTATCGCCAGCCCATTACTCGCGGTGATATTGAAGATATTCGCGGCGTGGCTGTCAGCTCCCATATCATTAAAACGATGTTGGAGCGGGAGTGGGTAAGAGTCGTCGGCCATAAAGATGTACCCGGCAGACCGGCAATGTACGCGACCACCCGACAGTTTCTCGATTATTTTGATCTTCGCAATCTGGACGAGTTACCCAGCTTGGCCGAGTTGGCAGATTTAGACTCCCTTAATGGCGAGCTTGAACTGGGCGGCGGTGGAGATCAGCTGAAGACAGAAGGCGTGTCTATTGTTGAAGACAGTGCCGATGTAGATGATGACAATTATCAAGCCGAAGCCGAAGCCGAAGCCGAAGCCGAAGCCGAAGCCGAAGCCGAAGCCGAAGCCGAAGCCGAACTAGATACAGATACAGATACAGATACAGATACAGATACAGATACAGAAATTACTTCTTTCCCCGTCGATCAGGAGCGTTCATGA
- a CDS encoding ScpA family protein produces MQDEEHSQQDQLAEEPMLSVAAPLQPVAVPEAGIEIVRLQALRQQPSQSEMPFAVVQGKPVTEIPKDLYIPPEALEVFLEAFEGPLDLLLYLIKRQNLDILEIDVSAITEQYMQYVNMMSAMQFELASEYLLMAAMLAEIKSRMLLPRSSDDLDEEEDPRALLIRRLQEYERFKQAAENIDQLPRVGREIHLAEVAPPEMEKARTEPDVDLKELLYALSEVLNRADLYIHHQVEREKLSTRERMSEVLARLRSDSFTPFVMLFRAEEGRLGVVVTFLAVMELIKESLIEIVQSEPFAPIHVKAKAT; encoded by the coding sequence GTGCAAGACGAAGAACACAGTCAACAAGACCAGCTAGCAGAGGAACCGATGCTATCGGTGGCGGCACCGCTGCAGCCTGTGGCTGTGCCTGAGGCGGGTATCGAAATTGTCCGGCTGCAAGCGCTTCGTCAGCAGCCTAGCCAGAGCGAAATGCCTTTTGCGGTGGTGCAGGGCAAGCCAGTTACTGAAATCCCCAAAGATTTGTATATTCCCCCCGAGGCTTTGGAAGTCTTTTTGGAGGCTTTTGAAGGGCCGTTGGACCTGCTGCTGTATTTAATCAAGCGGCAGAACCTCGATATTCTTGAAATTGACGTGTCTGCGATTACTGAGCAGTACATGCAATACGTGAATATGATGAGCGCGATGCAGTTTGAATTGGCATCAGAATACTTGTTGATGGCCGCCATGTTGGCGGAAATTAAATCTCGTATGCTGCTGCCCCGGTCCTCAGATGACTTGGACGAAGAAGAAGATCCGCGGGCGCTACTGATTCGACGCCTGCAAGAGTACGAGCGCTTTAAACAGGCAGCCGAGAATATAGACCAATTACCCCGGGTGGGCCGGGAAATTCATCTTGCCGAAGTGGCGCCGCCAGAAATGGAAAAGGCACGTACTGAGCCAGATGTCGATTTAAAAGAATTGTTGTATGCCCTGAGTGAGGTGCTTAATCGTGCCGATCTTTACATTCACCATCAGGTCGAACGAGAAAAATTGTCTACCCGGGAGCGAATGTCGGAAGTGTTAGCGCGATTGCGCAGCGACAGCTTTACCCCATTTGTTATGTTATTTCGAGCTGAAGAGGGACGTTTGGGTGTGGTGGTGACCTTTCTCGCTGTCATGGAGCTGATTAAAGAATCTCTTATTGAGATCGTTCAGTCCGAACCTTTTGCCCCGATTCATGTAAAGGCCAAGGCAACATAA
- a CDS encoding L-threonylcarbamoyladenylate synthase, giving the protein MSQFFQIHPENPQPRLIKQAADIIRNGGVVAYPTDSAYALGCHLGDKRALERIRSIRKLDDKHNFTLMCSDLSELGSYARVDNSAFRILKTCLPGPFTFILKATPEVPKRLHHPKRKSVGLRVPNNQICLDLLAELGEPLMSVTLILPGDELPMTDPYDIRDTIGHQLDLVIDGGYCGLEATTVVDLVDEVPVVTRQGLGDFSEFAE; this is encoded by the coding sequence TTGAGTCAATTCTTCCAAATTCACCCAGAAAACCCTCAGCCGCGCTTAATTAAGCAAGCTGCTGATATTATTCGAAATGGTGGTGTGGTGGCGTATCCGACGGATTCAGCCTATGCCCTTGGTTGTCATTTGGGCGACAAGCGGGCACTGGAGCGTATTCGCAGTATTCGTAAACTGGACGACAAGCACAACTTTACGCTGATGTGCAGCGATCTTTCTGAGTTGGGGAGCTATGCTCGGGTGGATAATTCGGCTTTTCGAATTCTGAAAACCTGTCTGCCTGGACCGTTTACCTTTATTCTTAAAGCCACCCCAGAAGTGCCTAAACGATTGCATCACCCCAAGCGTAAAAGCGTGGGTTTGCGGGTGCCCAATAATCAAATTTGCCTGGATTTACTGGCAGAGCTGGGTGAGCCATTAATGAGTGTGACGCTGATTTTGCCCGGTGACGAGTTGCCAATGACTGATCCCTACGATATCCGCGATACCATAGGTCACCAGTTGGACCTGGTGATTGATGGCGGTTATTGCGGCTTAGAAGCTACAACGGTAGTGGATTTGGTGGATGAGGTCCCCGTTGTTACCCGTCAGGGTTTGGGTGACTTCAGTGAATTTGCAGAATGA
- a CDS encoding PHP domain-containing protein → MVVDLHTHTTASDGGLSPVDLIARAKARGVELLSITDHDTVGAYADLPVEATDGIAIVPGIELSCTWSGVNIHVLGLGIDLSQANLIKELETQRLRRGQRAEVIAQKLEKLGIKGVFEGASRLAKGRAIGRPDFAKYMVEAGYVSSMNAAFDKYLGSGKVGDVKAVWPEMSEVVAWITEAGGVAVVAHPTQYKMTNAKLRRMLDAFKAAGGQGLEISNGKPPLVELRYLRQLCKEYGFEASMGSDFHNPTTWLDVGCNMSNLGDCQPVWQRWSN, encoded by the coding sequence ATGGTCGTTGATTTACATACCCATACCACCGCCTCCGATGGTGGCTTGTCGCCGGTAGATTTAATTGCGCGGGCGAAGGCTCGGGGCGTTGAATTACTCTCCATCACGGATCACGACACGGTGGGTGCCTACGCGGATTTACCCGTTGAGGCCACGGACGGCATTGCCATTGTGCCGGGGATCGAGCTGTCTTGTACCTGGTCTGGGGTAAATATCCATGTGCTGGGTTTAGGCATTGACCTCTCCCAGGCAAATTTGATTAAAGAATTAGAAACCCAGCGTCTTCGTCGCGGACAGCGGGCCGAAGTGATTGCGCAAAAGCTGGAAAAGTTGGGGATTAAAGGCGTGTTTGAGGGCGCTAGCCGCTTGGCTAAAGGGCGGGCTATTGGACGTCCTGACTTTGCTAAATACATGGTCGAGGCAGGGTATGTGAGCTCGATGAATGCGGCTTTCGATAAATACCTTGGCTCCGGGAAGGTGGGTGATGTCAAAGCGGTCTGGCCGGAAATGAGCGAGGTCGTTGCCTGGATTACTGAGGCGGGTGGTGTTGCGGTGGTGGCTCACCCCACCCAATACAAAATGACGAATGCCAAGCTGCGACGCATGCTGGACGCATTTAAAGCGGCTGGTGGTCAAGGCCTGGAAATCAGCAATGGCAAGCCACCTTTGGTGGAGTTGCGGTATTTGCGCCAGCTGTGCAAAGAATATGGTTTTGAAGCCTCTATGGGCAGCGATTTTCACAACCCCACCACATGGTTAGATGTGGGCTGTAATATGAGCAATTTAGGTGACTGTCAGCCTGTATGGCAGCGCTGGTCAAATTGA
- a CDS encoding VC0807 family protein codes for MPEQAPKEQRHSVVTNLLFNIVIPTLILTKLSSAQYLGPHYSIVIALAFPIAFGIYDFAKMGKANLFSILGFVSILLTGGISLLELDAKYIAIKEAAIPGLIGIAVLVSQYTRFPLIRKLMLNEEFIDLERVNTALALRQTQSEFDQALVKSTYLVAMSFFLSSALNYGLAKYILISPPGTEAYSAELGKMTGLSFPVIALPCTLFMMGALLYLVNRIKKLTGLEMDEVFRVK; via the coding sequence ATGCCGGAACAGGCACCCAAGGAACAACGCCACAGCGTTGTCACCAATCTGTTGTTCAATATTGTCATTCCAACACTAATACTGACAAAGCTCAGCAGTGCACAATATTTAGGCCCCCACTATAGTATCGTGATTGCACTGGCATTCCCAATTGCCTTCGGTATTTATGACTTTGCCAAAATGGGCAAAGCCAACCTATTTTCTATTCTTGGCTTTGTTAGTATTTTGCTTACAGGCGGCATCAGCCTGCTAGAGCTAGACGCTAAATACATCGCCATTAAAGAAGCCGCTATACCCGGGTTAATTGGTATTGCGGTATTGGTCTCTCAATACACCCGCTTCCCGTTAATACGCAAATTGATGCTTAACGAAGAGTTTATCGATTTAGAACGGGTAAATACGGCCCTGGCCCTGCGCCAGACCCAATCAGAATTTGACCAAGCTCTTGTCAAATCGACCTACCTTGTTGCGATGTCGTTCTTTCTGTCTTCAGCACTCAATTACGGGCTGGCAAAATATATACTGATTAGCCCGCCCGGCACCGAGGCCTATAGCGCCGAGCTTGGCAAAATGACGGGGCTGAGTTTTCCTGTCATCGCCCTGCCCTGCACCCTGTTTATGATGGGCGCGCTGCTTTACCTCGTTAATCGAATCAAAAAACTGACCGGGCTAGAAATGGACGAAGTTTTCCGCGTCAAATAG
- a CDS encoding YciI family protein codes for MLYAIISEDVKNSLEKRLAARDAHIARLKDLAADGRLVLAGPHPAIDSEDPGEAGFTGSLVVAEFASLEDAQKWADADPYIAAGVYQQVKVKPYKRVLP; via the coding sequence ATGCTTTACGCCATTATTAGCGAAGACGTCAAAAACAGCTTGGAAAAACGCTTGGCCGCGCGAGATGCTCATATCGCGAGATTAAAAGACCTGGCAGCTGATGGCCGCTTGGTCTTGGCTGGCCCCCACCCTGCAATTGACAGCGAAGATCCGGGTGAAGCAGGCTTTACCGGCAGCTTAGTGGTCGCCGAGTTTGCCAGCCTGGAAGACGCCCAAAAATGGGCCGACGCCGACCCCTATATTGCCGCCGGGGTTTACCAACAAGTGAAAGTAAAACCCTATAAACGGGTTCTGCCCTGA
- a CDS encoding TIGR04211 family SH3 domain-containing protein, giving the protein MKKQLLACLLLMISATYAIAETRYISDKVYVPLRSGDSSKHRIVHRGLPSGESVELLGSNSDSGYSHVRTGGGIEGWLPSHYLVRTPVARTLLERANAKVEELNAANQALKAKLQNTGEQSSEVKSELETVANENSALSEELEELKRVSANAIKLDEDNRQLLKSNQALSSEVDVLKTDNARLRENEENEFFLNGAFAVLIGVMITLIIPRMMPKKRSEWV; this is encoded by the coding sequence GTGAAAAAACAACTGCTCGCCTGCCTGCTGCTAATGATATCAGCCACTTACGCCATTGCTGAGACTCGTTATATTAGCGACAAAGTGTACGTTCCCCTACGCTCCGGCGACAGCTCAAAACACCGCATAGTCCACCGAGGGCTGCCCAGTGGCGAAAGCGTAGAGTTATTGGGGTCCAATAGTGACAGCGGCTACTCCCATGTTCGCACCGGTGGCGGCATAGAAGGCTGGCTCCCCTCCCACTACCTTGTCCGCACACCTGTTGCACGCACCTTGCTAGAACGCGCCAACGCCAAAGTAGAAGAACTGAATGCCGCGAATCAGGCGCTAAAAGCCAAGCTGCAAAACACCGGCGAACAAAGCTCTGAGGTTAAATCCGAACTGGAAACTGTCGCCAATGAAAACAGCGCTTTATCAGAAGAGCTTGAAGAATTAAAACGCGTTTCTGCCAATGCCATCAAACTGGATGAAGACAACCGCCAACTTTTAAAATCCAATCAGGCATTAAGCAGTGAGGTAGACGTTTTAAAAACAGATAACGCCAGACTACGAGAAAATGAAGAAAACGAGTTTTTTCTCAATGGTGCCTTCGCTGTACTGATTGGCGTTATGATCACCCTTATTATTCCGCGAATGATGCCTAAAAAGCGTTCAGAATGGGTATAA
- a CDS encoding peptidylprolyl isomerase, translating into MKMIPRLISAFLICFSISAWAQAAENSVVVLHTSEGDITIKLYDKKSPITVANFLKYANSGFYEGTIFHRVIKRFAIQGGGFDKDLQEKPNGESIVNEAKESGIRNNRWTVAMARTDDPNSARSQFFINMRMNLDLDARAGKDGYAVFGEVTDGQHIARKIANTKTHSYGGFDDLPIEPIFINSVTVTPAK; encoded by the coding sequence ATGAAAATGATCCCCCGTCTAATTTCAGCGTTTCTTATCTGTTTTTCGATCTCGGCGTGGGCGCAAGCCGCAGAGAACAGTGTTGTGGTGCTACATACCAGCGAAGGCGACATCACTATTAAGCTCTATGACAAAAAATCTCCCATTACCGTCGCTAACTTTTTAAAATACGCCAACAGCGGTTTTTATGAAGGCACTATTTTTCATCGCGTCATCAAACGCTTTGCCATTCAAGGTGGCGGCTTTGACAAAGACCTTCAAGAAAAACCCAACGGCGAATCCATTGTTAACGAAGCCAAAGAGTCGGGCATTCGCAACAACCGCTGGACCGTGGCCATGGCCCGCACCGACGATCCCAATAGCGCCCGCAGCCAATTCTTTATCAACATGCGCATGAACCTGGATTTAGATGCCCGGGCTGGCAAGGATGGTTACGCGGTATTTGGTGAAGTAACAGACGGGCAGCATATCGCCAGAAAAATTGCCAATACCAAGACCCACTCTTATGGCGGTTTCGACGACTTGCCCATTGAGCCTATTTTTATTAATTCAGTTACCGTTACCCCCGCTAAATAG
- a CDS encoding pyridoxine 5'-phosphate synthase: MTALSINLNKIALIRNSRDTEYPSVPLHAAKCIAAGVHGITVHPRPDQRHIRADDCYELAAMLGDTEFNIEGNPFAAPMKSNRQSVSDYPGFMEIIRQTRPAQCTLVPDSNQQLTSDHGFDLRKDGDRLLPIIEELRAMRVRVSLFMDPDPEQICLAKDIGADRIELYTGPYAEAFGKGDQDHVLEQFKTASDCAAEINLGLNAGHDLNLHNLHLFKRTMTSLLEVSIGHAFTVDAIELGLNKAINAYLDCLK, translated from the coding sequence GTGACTGCGCTCAGCATTAATCTCAATAAAATCGCATTAATCCGCAACTCCAGGGATACGGAATACCCCAGCGTGCCGCTGCACGCCGCAAAATGTATTGCTGCTGGCGTCCACGGCATCACCGTACATCCCAGGCCAGACCAGCGTCATATTCGTGCCGACGACTGTTATGAGTTAGCGGCCATGCTAGGTGATACAGAATTCAATATTGAGGGCAATCCTTTTGCTGCGCCGATGAAAAGTAATCGTCAAAGCGTGAGTGATTATCCAGGCTTTATGGAGATTATTCGTCAAACTCGGCCCGCCCAATGCACGCTGGTGCCCGACAGCAATCAACAACTGACCTCAGATCACGGCTTTGATTTACGTAAGGACGGCGATCGATTACTGCCCATCATTGAAGAACTGAGAGCCATGCGGGTTCGGGTCAGCTTGTTTATGGACCCCGATCCAGAGCAAATTTGTTTAGCCAAAGACATCGGTGCCGACCGAATTGAGCTTTACACTGGCCCCTATGCCGAAGCTTTCGGAAAGGGAGACCAGGACCACGTACTGGAACAATTTAAAACAGCCAGCGACTGTGCTGCCGAGATCAATTTGGGATTAAACGCGGGTCACGACCTTAACCTGCATAACCTTCACTTGTTTAAACGCACTATGACATCATTGTTAGAAGTGTCTATTGGCCATGCCTTTACCGTTGATGCAATCGAATTAGGCTTGAACAAGGCCATAAACGCTTACCTGGACTGCCTCAAATAA